In the Arachis ipaensis cultivar K30076 chromosome B10, Araip1.1, whole genome shotgun sequence genome, one interval contains:
- the LOC107624541 gene encoding uncharacterized protein LOC107624541, translated as MDRDSASSGNSASSFSPIDVQTLANLVNQINILQSHNRTAMNPSLDPTSPYFLHPGESPGTPLISTILGTNNYHLWERAMWRALRSKNKVKFIDGSIEKPESSDSLFEAWERCNTYVISWISLSLSSEIAQSVLWIDSAMELWKELQHRYQQGDIFRIAELEEELFAVKQGDLSITGYYTKLKRIWEELDNYRPIPQCSHCRGRCNCEYSVVRGYKEDSCVVRLLRGLNEQFSTARSQLMMTKPLPGIDEAFSLLLQQERQLNAGEMVEDRILMANSGGFRGRGRGRSGIGRGNPGRGGRNSRYCTFCGKNGHLVDVCYRKHGFPPHLKNGGSVNAINNVITDENSDEISNEIQKDSEANSKFDFNSEQREAPSVCLNQQDAQPRHSINQIYTTTLPSNEGQSYHEDYWCS; from the exons ATGGATCGCGACTCAGCATCCTCAGGCAACTCAGCATCGTCATTTTCGCCAATTGACGTTCAAACGCTCGCGAATCTGGTGAATCAGATCAATATCTTGCAAAGTCATAACAGAACAGCGATGAATCCATCTCTGGATCCTACAAGTCCGTATTTCCTTCATCCTGGAGAAAGTCCAGGTACACCATTAATCTCTACAATTCTTGGAACGAACAACTATCATCTTTGGGAAAGAGCGATGTGGCGTGCGTTGAGATCGAAGAACAAAGTAAAATTCATAGATGGCTCAATTGAGAAACCAGAAAGTAGTGATTCTTTGTTTGAAGCGTGGGAAAGGTGCAATACCTATGTGATTTCATGGATAAGCCTATCTTTGAGTTCAGAAATTGCTCAAAGTGTGCTATGGATCGATTCAGCCATGGAGCTTTGGAAGGAGCTACAACACAGGTATCAACAAGGTGATATCTTCAGAATTGCTGAGCTAGAAGAAGAGTTATTCGCTGTGAAGCAAGGTGATCTCTCGATCACGGGATACTACACGAAATTGAAAAGAATTTGGGAAGAATTGGATAACTATCGCCCAATCCCTCAGTGCTCTCACTGTAGAGGAAGATGCAATTGTGAATACAGCGTGGTTAGAGGATACAAAGAGGATTCTTGTGTCGTGAGGCTCCTAAGGGGGCTGAATGAACAATTCTCCACTGCGAGATCGCAGCTCATGATGACAAAGCCACTGCCAGGTATAGATGAAGCGTTTTCTTTGTTGCTGCAACAAGAAAGGCAACTGAACGCGGGTGAGATGGTAGAAGACAGAATTTTAATGGCAAATTCTGGAGGTTTTAGAGGAAGAGGCAGAGGCAGATCAGGAATTGGAAGAGGAAATCCTGGAAGAGGTGGAAGAAACTCAAGGTACTGCACATTCTGTGGCAAGAATGGTCATTTGGTGGATGTTTGTTATAGGAAACATGGATTTCCCCCACACTTGAAAAATGGAGGCAGTGTGAATGCAATCAATAATGTGATAACTGATGAGAACAGTGATGAAATCAGCAATGAAATCCAAAAGGATAGTGAAGCAAATTCGAAGTTTGATTTTAATTCAGAACAGAGAGAAGCACCAAGTGTCTGTTTGAACCAACAGGATGCACAACCAAGGCATAGCATTAACCAGATCTATACCACAACTCTTCCATCTAATGAAG GACAAAGCTACCATGAAGATTATTGGTGTAGCTGA
- the LOC107620399 gene encoding protein NPG1-like, translating to MESGESGGSSVREVRANGNSIKTSEVEAKLDEGNIQEAESALREGLSLNFEEARALLGKLEYQRGNVEGALRVFDGIDLQAAIQRLQSSLSDKPAKKGGGSTSTSSQHAASLVLEAIFLKSKSLQKLGKFTDAASECKRVLDAVEKIFSQGIPDAQVDNKLQEIVSHAVELLPELWKEAGCYPEAISAYRNSLLSQWNLDNDCCARIQKAFAMFLLYSGVEANPPSLAVQTEGSYVPKNNLEEAILLLMILVRKFCLGKTKWDPSVMEHLTFALSACGQTSVLAKQLEELIPGVYHRIDRWNSLALSLSAAGQSKTALDLLRKSLHRHERPNDMIALLLAARICSEDPHLAAEGAGYAQRAVNNARGLDEHLRGVSLRMLGLCLGKQAKAASSDYERSHLQAKALQSLDEAARLEQKNSDLIFELAVLYAEHRNLPAALRYAKQFFDETGGSVLKGWRLLALVLSAQKRFSEAEVVTDAALDETAKWEQGPLLRLKAKLKISHLKI from the exons ATGGAGTCTGGTGAGAGTGGGGGTTCGTCGGTTCGAGAGGTGCGTGCAAATGGAAACAGCATTAAAACATCAGAAGTTGAGGCTAAGCTTGATGAAGGGAATATTCAAGAAGCAGAATCAGCATTGCGAGAAGGCTTGTCTCTCAATTTTGAG GAAGCAAGAGCTCTTCTTGGAAAGCTAGAGTATCAACGAGGTAATGTCGAAGGGGCTCTTCGTGTGTTTGATGGGATAGATCTTCAAGCAGCCATACAGCGATTGCAATCTTCCCTTTCTGATAAACCAGCCAAGAAAGGAGGTGGCTCAACTTCCACGAGCTCTCAGCATGCTGCTAGTTTGGTGCTCGAAGCCATCTTCTTAAAATCCAAGTCTCTACAAAAGCTGGGAAAGTTCACTG ATGCTGCTAGTGAGTGCAAGCGTGTACTTGATGCTGTTGAAAAGATATTTTCTCAAGGTATACCTGATGCTCAAGTGGACAATAAATTGCAAGAGATAGTTAGCCATGCCGTAGAGCTCCTTCCAGAGCTTTGGAAAGAGGCCGGTTGCTATCCCGAGGCAATATCTGCATATAGGAATTCCCTTCTTAGTCAATGGAACCTTGATAATGATTGCTGTGCAAGAATTCAGAAAGCATTTGCTATGTTTTTGCTGTACAGCGGGGTGGAGGCAAATCCACCCAGTTTGGCAGTTCAGACTGAAGGGTCATATGTACCTAAAAATAATCTGGAAGAGGCGATTCTGCTTCTAATGATTCTTGTGAGAAAGTTTTGTCTTGGAAAGACAAAATGGGACCCCTCGGTAATGGAACACCTGACATTTGCACTTTCAGCATGTGGCCAAACCTCTGTTTTAGCAAAACAACTTGAAGAGTTGATTCCTGGTGTATATCATCGTATTGACCGTTGGAATTCATTAGCACTGTCTCTCAGTGCAGCTGGACAAAGCAAAACTGCATTGGATCTGCTAAGAAAGTCTCTGCACCGACATGAACGACCGAATGACATGATAGCATTATTATTGGCTGCTAGAATTTGCAGTGAGGATCCTCATCTTGCTGCAGAGGGTGCAGGCTATGCCCAGAGGGCAGTCAATAATGCTCGGGGTCTAGACGAGCATTTAAGAGGTGTAAGCCTTCGGATGTTGGGACTTTGCCTGGGAAAGCAAGCTAAGGCTGCTTCCTCTGACTACGAGAGGTCTCATCTTCAGGCCAAAGCTCTCCAATCATTGGACGAGGCAGCTAGATTGGAGCAAAAGAATTCTGATCTAATTTTTGAGTTAGCTGTTCTATATGCAGAGCACCGAAATCTGCCTGCAGCTTTACGCTATGCGAAGCAGTTCTTTGATGAAACTGGTGGATCTGTATTGAAAGGATGGAGATTGCTGGCTCTAGTTTTGTCTGCACAGAAAAGATTTTCAGAGGCTGAAGTGGTGACAGATGCTGCTTTAGATGAGACTGCAAAATGGGAGCAAGGTCCACTTCTCAGGTTGAAAGCGAAGCTGAAGATTTCCCACTTAAAAATTTGA